The following are from one region of the Actinomyces sp. oral taxon 897 genome:
- a CDS encoding metal ABC transporter permease — protein MSLVGSVSALVEQLRLACLHVPGLSAFAAAPYLFRPLLMVVLLGVVAGVVGVLVNLRCAEFSAEALVHAVFPGIVAGAVYGGIRYIIPTASAVAVVAALVLTLVSRRAARRSASEAGTAVVLTSFFSLGIILSLAKGDMSGQLEALMFGRLLEVTDERLAQALLVCLVALALVALTWRGQVAYAFDRTGARASGLHLLGLDLVLNMAVAAVVVSASTAVGTLMVIGYLVVPGATGRVLARQVRTMVLTAVVVGVGGGYLGMALMLAPSPRPVSPQASVTLCMCAVLLVAVASRRVRARWVGRRRAQVAAAGRHGDTTRDASRDTTRATAESRGERLGTDPVSAGVAS, from the coding sequence ATGAGCCTGGTCGGGAGCGTCAGCGCCCTGGTGGAGCAGCTGCGCCTGGCCTGCCTGCACGTCCCGGGGCTGAGCGCCTTCGCGGCCGCCCCCTACCTGTTCCGGCCCCTGCTCATGGTGGTCCTGCTGGGGGTCGTGGCCGGCGTCGTGGGGGTCCTGGTCAACCTGCGCTGCGCCGAGTTCAGCGCCGAGGCGCTGGTCCACGCCGTCTTCCCCGGGATCGTGGCGGGGGCGGTGTACGGCGGCATCAGGTACATTATCCCCACCGCCAGCGCGGTAGCCGTCGTCGCCGCCCTGGTACTGACCCTGGTCTCCCGGCGCGCCGCCCGCCGCTCCGCCTCCGAGGCGGGCACCGCCGTGGTCCTGACCAGCTTCTTCTCCCTGGGCATTATCCTGTCCCTGGCCAAGGGCGACATGTCCGGGCAGCTGGAGGCGCTCATGTTCGGACGGCTGCTGGAGGTCACCGACGAGCGCCTGGCACAGGCCCTCCTGGTGTGCCTGGTGGCCCTGGCGCTGGTGGCCCTGACCTGGAGGGGGCAGGTGGCCTACGCCTTTGACCGGACCGGGGCGCGGGCCAGCGGGCTGCACCTGCTGGGCCTGGACCTGGTGCTCAATATGGCGGTGGCCGCGGTGGTGGTCTCGGCCTCGACGGCGGTGGGGACCCTCATGGTGATCGGCTACCTCGTGGTCCCGGGGGCCACCGGGCGGGTCCTGGCCCGACAGGTGCGCACCATGGTGCTGACGGCGGTGGTCGTGGGCGTGGGCGGCGGCTACCTGGGGATGGCCCTCATGCTGGCCCCCTCCCCGCGCCCCGTCTCCCCCCAGGCCAGTGTGACCCTGTGCATGTGCGCCGTCCTCCTGGTGGCGGTCGCATCCAGGCGGGTACGGGCCCGCTGGGTGGGCAGGCGCCGGGCCCAGGTGGCAGCAGCCGGGAGGCACGGGGACACCACCCGGGACGCTAGCCGGGACACCACCCGGGCCACGGCGGAGAGCCGGGGCGAGCGTCTGGGGACTGACCCCGTGAGCGCGGGAGTAGCGTCATGA
- a CDS encoding metal ABC transporter ATP-binding protein, which yields MTSVPTTTTGPAGPSKAPAGPVVDLRDASFAYGTTTVLTGVTGQVGAGQALALVGPNGSGKTTLLRALLGMVRIPSGQVRVVGAAPGRAPRGSLGYVPQVADLDPTFPVTVREVVQMGMYSQMRLWQRAGSVRARAQSALEAVGLADRALDRFGDLSGGQQQRVLVARCVAARPRLILLDEPFNGLDQPNRDALLDIVATLKSQGTAIVVSTHDLVLAKVACEQVALLAGRQIAFGPREEVLVPELVSQAYGGWGDDSLVRLSLGGGEGA from the coding sequence GTGACCTCGGTCCCCACCACGACCACCGGTCCGGCCGGCCCCTCCAAGGCGCCGGCCGGACCGGTCGTGGACCTGCGTGACGCCTCCTTCGCCTACGGCACCACCACCGTCCTGACCGGCGTGACCGGGCAGGTGGGGGCGGGCCAGGCCCTGGCCCTGGTCGGGCCCAACGGTTCAGGCAAGACCACCCTCCTGCGCGCCCTGCTGGGCATGGTGCGGATCCCGTCCGGGCAGGTGCGGGTGGTCGGCGCCGCCCCCGGCCGCGCCCCCCGGGGCTCCCTGGGCTACGTCCCCCAGGTGGCCGACCTGGACCCCACCTTCCCGGTGACCGTGCGCGAGGTGGTCCAGATGGGCATGTACTCCCAGATGCGCCTCTGGCAGCGGGCGGGCTCGGTGCGCGCACGTGCCCAGAGCGCCCTGGAGGCCGTGGGCCTGGCGGACCGGGCCCTAGACCGCTTCGGCGACCTCTCCGGGGGCCAGCAGCAGCGCGTCCTGGTGGCCCGCTGCGTGGCCGCCCGCCCCCGCCTCATCCTGCTCGACGAGCCCTTCAACGGCCTGGACCAGCCCAACCGCGACGCCCTGCTGGACATTGTCGCCACCCTCAAGTCCCAGGGGACCGCCATTGTGGTCTCCACCCACGACCTGGTCCTGGCCAAGGTGGCCTGCGAGCAGGTGGCGCTCCTGGCCGGACGGCAGATCGCCTTCGGGCCGCGCGAGGAGGTCCTCGTCCCCGAGCTCGTCTCCCAGGCCTACGGGGGCTGGGGCGACGACAGCCTCGTGAGGCTGAGCCTGGGCGGGGGCGAGGGCGCATGA
- a CDS encoding metal ABC transporter substrate-binding protein, with amino-acid sequence MRTIPVSRRGLALAASLTLAASLTACGSATTSSPTASGTGTTVKVVASTTQICDYVTQLASGDSTDNLSFDRTGADGQSAHFGADTATASTHLELTCLLAPNASAHEHEMTAAQSKALSEADLFLVSGVDLEHFLDDAVSSTGFKGTMVVTSGVYGAVDVDDLQAQLKKEESLPYKVDRGTSKVDVAAWPFPPEEGQSEPEFRFDPHVWTSPKNAIVQVTNIGAALEKAAPASAETFRAHTDAYIKQLTELDEWAATAMSSVPKDKRVLFTSHDAFGYFSKEFDVKFEGAALSDFNAQADATAEKIQETADKVKASGAVAIFAENSNNPKSVEKVAEVAGVKAVIGDEALYGDSLGEPGSDGETYIGSILHNVTNLTKAWDGTVPAVPESLSKWAPTSSDVK; translated from the coding sequence ATGCGCACCATTCCCGTCTCGCGCCGGGGCCTGGCCCTGGCCGCCTCCCTGACCCTGGCCGCCTCCCTGACCGCCTGCGGCTCGGCGACCACCTCCAGCCCCACCGCCAGCGGTACGGGCACCACCGTCAAGGTCGTCGCCTCCACCACCCAGATCTGCGACTACGTCACCCAGCTGGCCTCCGGGGACAGCACCGACAACCTGTCCTTCGACCGCACCGGCGCCGACGGCCAGAGCGCCCACTTCGGCGCCGACACCGCCACGGCCTCCACCCACCTGGAGCTGACCTGCCTGCTGGCCCCCAACGCCTCGGCCCACGAGCACGAGATGACCGCGGCCCAGTCCAAGGCCCTGTCAGAGGCCGACCTCTTCCTGGTGTCCGGGGTGGACCTGGAGCACTTCCTGGACGACGCGGTGAGCTCCACCGGGTTCAAGGGCACCATGGTGGTCACCTCCGGCGTCTACGGCGCCGTCGATGTCGACGACCTGCAGGCCCAGCTCAAGAAGGAGGAGTCCCTGCCCTACAAGGTCGACCGGGGGACCAGCAAGGTCGACGTGGCCGCCTGGCCCTTCCCGCCCGAGGAGGGCCAGAGCGAGCCGGAGTTCCGCTTCGACCCGCACGTGTGGACCTCGCCCAAGAACGCCATCGTCCAGGTCACCAATATCGGCGCGGCCCTGGAGAAGGCGGCGCCCGCCAGCGCCGAGACCTTCCGCGCCCACACCGACGCCTACATCAAGCAGCTCACCGAGCTGGACGAGTGGGCCGCGACGGCCATGAGCTCCGTGCCCAAGGACAAGCGCGTCCTGTTCACCAGCCACGACGCCTTCGGCTACTTCTCCAAGGAGTTCGACGTCAAGTTCGAGGGCGCGGCCCTGTCCGACTTCAACGCCCAGGCCGACGCCACCGCCGAGAAGATCCAGGAGACCGCCGACAAGGTCAAGGCCTCCGGCGCCGTGGCCATCTTCGCCGAGAACTCCAACAACCCCAAGTCCGTGGAGAAGGTCGCCGAGGTCGCCGGCGTCAAGGCGGTCATCGGTGACGAGGCCCTCTACGGGGACTCCCTGGGCGAGCCCGGCTCCGACGGCGAGACCTACATCGGCTCCATCCTGCACAATGTCACCAACCTGACCAAGGCCTGGGACGGCACCGTCCCCGCGGTCCCCGAGTCCCTGAGCAAGTGGGCTCCGACCAGCTCGGACGTGAAGTGA
- the deoC gene encoding deoxyribose-phosphate aldolase: MVPDRAHLAALIDHTLLTPEATGAQVRDLVAEAAALGTYSVCVSPSQLPLTVPAGLRVVTVCGFPSGAHPTVVKAAEAADAVAKGAQEVDMVVNLGLVREGRWGDVEADVRAVREACGPAGLKVIIESAVLSDEEIVACCRAARAAGADFVKTSTGFHPAGGASTHAVRLMRRVVGKHLGVKASGGIRTAQAALAMLDAGASRLGLSASAAVLDGLAQLSSRTRPGAPHTLTPLHMNRLQV, encoded by the coding sequence ATGGTCCCCGACCGCGCCCACCTCGCCGCCCTCATTGACCACACCCTGCTCACCCCCGAGGCCACCGGTGCGCAGGTGCGTGACCTGGTGGCCGAGGCCGCCGCACTGGGCACCTACTCGGTGTGCGTCAGCCCCAGCCAGCTCCCGCTGACGGTCCCTGCGGGGCTGCGCGTGGTCACGGTCTGCGGCTTCCCCTCGGGCGCCCACCCCACCGTCGTCAAGGCCGCCGAGGCCGCCGACGCCGTGGCCAAGGGCGCCCAGGAGGTGGACATGGTGGTCAACCTCGGCCTGGTCAGGGAGGGGAGGTGGGGGGACGTCGAGGCGGACGTCCGGGCCGTGCGGGAGGCGTGCGGGCCCGCCGGGCTCAAGGTCATTATTGAGTCCGCCGTCCTGAGCGACGAGGAGATCGTGGCCTGCTGCCGGGCCGCCCGGGCGGCGGGGGCCGACTTCGTCAAGACCTCGACGGGCTTCCACCCGGCGGGCGGCGCCTCCACCCACGCGGTCCGCCTCATGCGCCGCGTCGTGGGCAAGCATCTGGGGGTCAAGGCCTCCGGCGGCATCCGCACCGCCCAGGCGGCCCTGGCCATGCTCGACGCCGGTGCCTCCCGCCTGGGGCTGTCCGCCTCCGCCGCGGTCCTGGACGGGCTGGCGCAGCTGTCGTCGCGCACTCGCCCGGGCGCCCCCCACACCCTGACCCCGCTTCACATGAACAGACTGCAGGTCTAA